Proteins from a genomic interval of Actinoalloteichus hymeniacidonis:
- a CDS encoding DUF4185 domain-containing protein, whose translation MPPRPDSPRIPPAIGRRGVLSGAAALAASAAFGGVAVAATAAGSPTAGRPTTATQTARSFPARPVALLAGQGADDINRTADRFAVHATDLGTMWRDSRGRVAIAFGDTYGVGWGGNGAGPHTADWRCNVLAYAVNTDPVDGLRIESMVTDRPGHAAQILARDTSLPEETVIPTAGIAVGSRDYLHYMSVRHWGAPGTWVTNYAGLAYSDDGGRSWIKPVNNRWSPVGGGARFQLAALAARDETVYLFGTPQGRFGDVALARVDGARMLDPAAYEYWTAAGWARAGIDRAIPIMAGPVGELSVLYNDHLRRWVALTLDESRAAIVLRTAQTPMGPWTGGRIIAHGRDYGGLYAPFLHPGSTGRDLYFALSQWTPYHVRLMTLSLADLPIEDNPVQDGGFEDRPAGAGVGPWRVNGRAGVDQGLGFAHSGANNGWIRADTGWSDLFQNVALRPGASYRLQAWVRSAPATDGGYFGVRRPGGGTIAETRFGHLADYTRLTVDFTSGPEGITEVFCGGWPAEAGEVWIQLDDVVISQLG comes from the coding sequence GTGCCACCGAGACCCGACTCGCCCCGGATCCCACCCGCTATCGGTCGCCGTGGTGTGCTCAGCGGCGCAGCAGCGCTCGCCGCCTCCGCCGCATTCGGTGGTGTCGCCGTCGCGGCCACCGCCGCAGGCTCGCCCACCGCAGGCCGGCCCACCACGGCAACGCAGACCGCCCGCTCCTTCCCCGCTCGTCCGGTGGCGCTGCTGGCCGGGCAGGGCGCCGACGACATCAACCGCACCGCCGACCGCTTCGCGGTGCACGCCACGGACCTGGGGACCATGTGGCGCGACAGCCGAGGCCGGGTAGCCATCGCCTTCGGCGACACCTACGGGGTGGGCTGGGGCGGCAACGGCGCGGGACCGCACACCGCCGACTGGCGATGCAACGTCCTGGCCTACGCCGTGAACACCGATCCCGTCGACGGGCTTCGCATCGAATCGATGGTCACCGACCGGCCCGGCCACGCCGCACAGATCCTGGCCAGGGACACCTCGTTACCCGAGGAGACGGTGATCCCCACGGCGGGCATCGCGGTCGGATCCCGCGACTACCTGCACTACATGTCGGTCCGGCACTGGGGAGCGCCGGGCACCTGGGTCACCAACTACGCCGGACTCGCCTACTCCGACGACGGCGGCCGAAGCTGGATCAAGCCGGTGAACAACCGCTGGTCCCCGGTCGGCGGCGGCGCCCGATTCCAACTCGCCGCCCTGGCCGCCCGGGATGAGACCGTCTATCTGTTCGGCACCCCGCAGGGCCGGTTCGGCGACGTCGCACTGGCCAGGGTCGACGGCGCCCGAATGCTGGATCCCGCCGCCTACGAGTACTGGACCGCCGCAGGCTGGGCGCGGGCGGGCATCGACCGCGCCATCCCCATCATGGCCGGACCGGTCGGCGAGTTATCGGTGCTGTACAACGACCATCTCCGCCGCTGGGTGGCGCTCACCCTCGACGAGAGCCGCGCGGCGATCGTGCTGCGCACCGCCCAGACCCCGATGGGCCCGTGGACGGGTGGGCGGATCATCGCGCACGGCCGCGACTACGGCGGGCTCTACGCGCCGTTCCTGCACCCCGGCAGCACCGGCCGCGACCTGTACTTCGCGCTGTCGCAGTGGACGCCGTACCACGTCCGCTTGATGACGCTGTCCCTGGCCGACCTGCCGATCGAGGACAACCCGGTGCAGGACGGCGGCTTCGAGGACCGGCCTGCGGGCGCAGGTGTCGGGCCCTGGCGGGTCAACGGCCGGGCCGGAGTGGACCAGGGGCTGGGCTTCGCCCATTCCGGTGCCAACAACGGGTGGATCCGAGCCGACACGGGCTGGAGTGACCTCTTCCAGAACGTGGCCCTGCGACCCGGCGCCTCCTACCGGCTGCAGGCCTGGGTCCGCAGTGCCCCGGCCACCGACGGTGGCTACTTCGGTGTCCGCAGGCCCGGCGGCGGGACGATCGCCGAGACCCGCTTCGGGCACCTCGCCGACTACACCCGGTTGACCGTGGACTTCACCTCGGGCCCCGAGGGCATCACCGAGGTGTTCTGCGGCGGCTGGCCCGCCGAGGCGGGCGAGGTGTGGATCCAGCTCGACGACGTCGTGATCAGTCAGCTCGGCTGA